One genomic segment of Methanocorpusculum sp. includes these proteins:
- the ilvC gene encoding ketol-acid reductoisomerase, with product MSFTVQADSTDKLFNHKKVKLHSIYQKRKEKKMMEKYHETDADLKNLSGKKIAVIGYGSQGRGQSLNLKDSGLDVIIGIRAGKSRDLAKKDGFAAYDVAEAAKKADVIMILVPDETQAAVYKAEIMPYLTENKCLMFSHGFNIHFGQIVPPANVDVIMVAPKGPGHMVRRTYEEGKGVPALIAIEQDHTGNAKKFALAYAKGIGATRAVVLETTFREETETDLFGEQAVLCGGVTSLIKAGFDTLVDAGYAPEMAYLEVLHEMKLIVDLIYEGGFTKMREAISNTAQYGDITRGPRVIGEESYEAMREILYEIQSGEFAKEWILENMVNRPVFNALTRADEEHLIEEVGSELRAMMPQFKKN from the coding sequence ATGTCGTTTACCGTTCAGGCGGATTCGACAGATAAACTATTTAATCATAAGAAGGTTAAATTACACAGTATTTACCAAAAAAGGAAGGAAAAAAAGATGATGGAAAAATATCATGAAACGGATGCGGACCTGAAAAATCTCTCAGGAAAAAAAATCGCAGTTATCGGCTATGGATCACAGGGAAGAGGCCAGTCACTGAATCTGAAAGACAGCGGCCTTGATGTGATCATCGGGATCAGAGCAGGAAAGAGCAGAGATCTCGCAAAGAAAGACGGATTTGCAGCCTACGACGTCGCTGAAGCTGCAAAGAAAGCAGATGTCATCATGATCCTCGTCCCCGACGAGACCCAGGCAGCAGTCTACAAAGCCGAGATCATGCCTTACCTGACAGAGAACAAGTGTCTCATGTTCTCCCACGGATTCAACATCCACTTCGGTCAGATCGTTCCCCCGGCAAACGTTGATGTGATCATGGTCGCACCCAAAGGTCCGGGCCACATGGTCAGAAGAACCTACGAAGAAGGAAAAGGTGTCCCCGCACTCATTGCGATCGAGCAGGACCACACCGGAAACGCAAAGAAATTCGCTCTTGCTTATGCAAAAGGAATCGGCGCGACCCGAGCCGTCGTTCTTGAAACGACCTTCAGAGAAGAGACCGAAACCGATCTGTTCGGCGAACAGGCTGTTCTCTGTGGAGGAGTCACCTCTCTCATCAAAGCAGGATTCGACACCCTCGTCGATGCAGGATATGCGCCCGAGATGGCATACCTGGAAGTTCTGCACGAGATGAAGCTCATCGTCGACCTGATCTACGAAGGCGGATTCACCAAAATGCGTGAAGCGATCTCCAACACCGCACAGTACGGTGACATCACCCGTGGCCCCCGTGTCATCGGTGAAGAATCCTACGAAGCAATGCGCGAGATCCTCTACGAGATCCAGTCCGGCGAATTTGCCAAAGAATGGATCCTTGAAAACATGGTCAACAGACCGGTCTTCAATGCACTTACCCGTGCTGACGAAGAGCATCTGATTGAGGAAGTCGGATCAGAACTCCGTGCAATGATGCCCCAGTTCAAAAAGAACTAA
- a CDS encoding 2-amino-3,7-dideoxy-D-threo-hept-6-ulosonate synthase: MRGKEIRLERIMKRDTGTTVIVPMDHGVSSGPIPGLIDLERSVDLVAKGGANAVIGHMGLALHGHRKGGPDIGLILHLSASTDLGPDPNNKVLVNSVQNALKMGADGVSMHVNIGAEYEANMLSDLGRVAIECIEWGMPLLAMMYPRGKDITSENMHEAVKLAARVGSELGADIIKTVYTGDPDSFREVTEGCHVPVVIAGGSKMSDFATMQLIEGAMEGGAAGVSIGRNAFQHKYPDRFVRAAAMIVHERRTAEEAIEILLTED, encoded by the coding sequence ATGAGAGGAAAAGAAATCAGACTCGAAAGAATCATGAAAAGAGATACAGGAACGACCGTCATTGTCCCGATGGATCACGGCGTGTCCAGCGGACCCATTCCCGGACTGATCGATCTGGAAAGATCGGTCGATCTGGTCGCAAAAGGCGGAGCCAACGCAGTAATCGGTCATATGGGCCTCGCCCTACACGGTCACCGAAAAGGCGGTCCTGACATCGGATTGATCCTGCATCTATCCGCAAGCACGGATCTGGGACCCGATCCGAACAACAAAGTCCTGGTCAACAGCGTGCAGAATGCGCTCAAAATGGGAGCAGACGGCGTTTCCATGCACGTAAATATCGGAGCCGAGTATGAAGCAAACATGCTTAGCGACCTTGGACGGGTCGCGATCGAGTGCATCGAATGGGGAATGCCGCTTCTCGCGATGATGTACCCCCGGGGAAAAGACATCACCTCCGAGAACATGCATGAAGCCGTCAAACTCGCGGCCCGTGTCGGCTCCGAACTTGGGGCTGACATCATCAAAACGGTTTACACCGGAGACCCGGATTCATTCAGAGAAGTGACCGAAGGATGTCATGTACCGGTAGTAATTGCCGGAGGTTCCAAGATGAGTGACTTTGCCACGATGCAGCTGATCGAAGGGGCGATGGAAGGCGGCGCTGCCGGAGTATCCATCGGAAGAAACGCATTCCAGCACAAATACCCTGACAGATTCGTCAGAGCTGCAGCGATGATCGTCCATGAACGCAGAACTGCAGAAGAGGCGATCGAGATCCTCCTGACCGAGGATTGA
- a CDS encoding prephenate dehydrogenase/arogenate dehydrogenase family protein, translating to MKRTAGDEGVDPGKVVGIIGGFGGMGRLFSAVFERAGYKVLSSGRKTPVSNADIASTCGIVIISVPIHDTIRVIDEIAPLMNEKQVFCDLTSIKTAPIDAMLRSKAQVIGLHPMFGPSVSTISGQTIAASPARCDEKTREMLYQIFRNEGAKICPMEPKEHDKIMSIVQGLVHFTTLSVAETIKNTGIPLEAILPVMSPVYRIELGLVGRILGQDPSLYADILQMNPETTGIIEMLSDSVASLKEIVVSKDPEKFAAFFTENSEAFRSYIPQATEETDLMIKTLVKMK from the coding sequence ATGAAACGAACCGCAGGAGATGAAGGGGTGGATCCGGGAAAAGTCGTTGGGATAATCGGCGGATTCGGCGGCATGGGACGGTTGTTCTCGGCTGTCTTCGAGAGGGCGGGGTACAAAGTCCTCAGTTCCGGAAGAAAAACGCCCGTCTCAAATGCGGATATCGCCTCGACCTGCGGCATCGTGATCATCTCGGTTCCTATCCATGACACCATCCGGGTGATCGATGAGATCGCCCCTCTCATGAACGAAAAGCAGGTTTTCTGCGATCTTACCTCCATAAAAACCGCCCCGATCGACGCAATGCTGAGATCCAAAGCGCAGGTCATCGGACTCCACCCGATGTTCGGTCCTTCGGTCTCCACGATCTCCGGTCAGACGATCGCTGCATCGCCCGCCCGATGTGATGAAAAAACCCGGGAAATGCTCTATCAGATATTTAGAAACGAAGGAGCGAAGATTTGTCCGATGGAGCCGAAGGAGCATGACAAGATCATGAGCATCGTCCAGGGTCTTGTACACTTCACGACCCTTTCCGTCGCCGAGACGATAAAAAACACCGGCATCCCGCTGGAAGCAATTCTTCCGGTGATGAGTCCGGTGTACCGGATCGAACTCGGGCTGGTCGGAAGGATACTCGGGCAGGATCCTTCACTGTATGCAGACATCCTGCAGATGAATCCGGAAACGACCGGTATTATTGAAATGCTCTCAGATTCGGTCGCTTCCCTGAAAGAGATCGTCGTATCAAAGGATCCGGAGAAGTTCGCCGCATTCTTTACGGAGAACAGTGAGGCATTCAGATCCTATATCCCCCAGGCAACAGAAGAGACCGACCTTATGATAAAGACACTGGTGAAAATGAAATGA
- a CDS encoding prephenate dehydratase domain-containing protein, with amino-acid sequence MTLAVLGPKGTFSCELAEKIREENEEILLFSTIRDVFTAVLEKNIRGIVPVENSEAGGVGETLDGLLQTECRITAEYYMPIRHFFVSRYSPDEISVIYTHPQSHEQCSIYLNCLKDAAIIHTSSNAQSAKEAAVVSKSAAVTTKSAAKLYDLPILQEDIQNSKNNTTRFLEITAGVSHPDDPEKCSVVIIPRENRPGLLYGILGIFARQGINLTRIESRPSKEGIGRYVFFIDFETNRGWQETIAELKEITGVKELGCYRRKNYA; translated from the coding sequence ATGACATTAGCAGTACTTGGCCCGAAAGGCACGTTCTCCTGCGAGCTTGCCGAAAAAATCAGGGAAGAGAACGAGGAGATCCTTCTGTTTTCAACGATACGGGATGTTTTCACGGCAGTTCTCGAAAAAAATATCCGGGGCATCGTTCCGGTTGAAAACAGCGAGGCGGGCGGCGTCGGGGAGACCTTGGATGGCCTATTACAGACGGAGTGCCGGATCACCGCTGAATACTATATGCCGATACGCCATTTCTTCGTTTCACGCTATAGTCCGGACGAGATATCGGTCATCTACACCCACCCCCAGTCGCATGAACAATGCAGCATCTATCTGAACTGTTTGAAAGATGCCGCCATTATCCACACGAGCAGCAATGCTCAGAGTGCGAAAGAGGCAGCAGTTGTCAGCAAATCGGCGGCCGTAACGACAAAAAGCGCAGCGAAATTGTATGATCTGCCGATACTGCAGGAAGATATCCAGAACTCAAAAAACAATACCACCCGGTTTCTTGAGATAACAGCCGGCGTTTCGCATCCGGATGATCCGGAAAAATGCAGTGTTGTTATCATCCCAAGAGAGAACCGGCCGGGTCTTTTATACGGGATCCTGGGGATCTTTGCGCGCCAGGGGATCAATCTGACACGTATCGAGTCGCGCCCATCGAAGGAAGGAATCGGCAGATATGTCTTTTTCATCGATTTTGAAACGAATCGGGGATGGCAGGAAACGATCGCGGAGTTGAAAGAGATCACCGGCGTGAAGGAGCTTGGGTGCTATAGAAGGAAGAACTACGCATAA
- a CDS encoding DUF3795 domain-containing protein — MPDTIPEEMFAPCGMDCMACYRHCVSKKACEGCFGETNQKTEHCRKCTIKNCVREKGIPFCFSCKNYPCKTIKTLEKRTLHRYGQSLIENSLQVKELGLPAFLERERDKWTCQKCDGIISLHDNECSECHTFFGRNRISM; from the coding sequence ATGCCCGATACGATACCCGAAGAAATGTTTGCTCCCTGCGGCATGGACTGTATGGCCTGTTACCGGCATTGCGTATCAAAAAAAGCCTGTGAGGGATGTTTTGGGGAAACAAATCAAAAAACAGAGCACTGCCGCAAATGCACAATAAAAAACTGTGTCAGGGAAAAAGGAATACCATTCTGCTTTTCCTGCAAAAACTACCCCTGCAAAACAATAAAAACGCTCGAAAAAAGAACTTTGCATCGATATGGTCAGAGTCTCATAGAAAACAGTCTCCAGGTCAAAGAACTGGGACTTCCCGCATTTCTTGAGAGAGAACGGGACAAATGGACCTGTCAGAAATGTGACGGAATCATTTCACTGCATGACAATGAATGCAGCGAATGTCATACCTTTTTTGGAAGAAACAGGATCTCGATGTGA
- a CDS encoding CpXC domain-containing protein, giving the protein MITDEDVIICPVCENEQTITICPSVNVTTDPEMREKVLTGELFEFTCDKCGFAGYAGYPFVYEDKETNGGFLLYLEPECEDREVGIEGDIADQVIYHERPLRLVADVNALKEKIFIFEAGLDDRVIELFKVLTLAKMQDDDPEKIPDELKFTKREVVDGEEVLVFAAFREEEYLGNLEMPYALYQTCVLTGEPIWDVPITECAAIDQQWILERLGDQIDPDEDSEEDQDEDSDEENV; this is encoded by the coding sequence ATGATCACTGATGAAGATGTTATAATCTGCCCTGTCTGCGAAAATGAACAGACGATCACGATCTGCCCGTCGGTGAACGTGACGACCGATCCCGAGATGCGGGAAAAGGTCCTCACCGGGGAGCTTTTTGAGTTTACCTGCGATAAATGCGGGTTCGCCGGATATGCGGGATATCCGTTCGTGTATGAAGATAAGGAAACGAACGGCGGATTTCTGCTCTATCTCGAACCCGAATGCGAGGACCGCGAGGTCGGTATCGAGGGAGATATTGCCGATCAGGTGATCTATCATGAAAGACCGCTGCGGCTTGTTGCGGATGTGAATGCCCTGAAAGAGAAGATCTTCATCTTCGAAGCAGGACTTGACGACCGGGTGATCGAGCTATTTAAGGTCCTGACCCTTGCAAAGATGCAGGATGATGATCCGGAAAAGATCCCGGATGAGCTGAAGTTCACGAAGCGCGAGGTCGTCGACGGCGAAGAGGTGCTTGTGTTTGCAGCATTCCGAGAAGAGGAGTACCTCGGCAATCTGGAGATGCCGTATGCTCTGTATCAGACATGTGTTCTCACCGGAGAGCCGATCTGGGATGTGCCGATCACGGAGTGCGCGGCGATCGATCAGCAGTGGATCCTCGAACGTCTTGGTGATCAGATAGATCCTGACGAAGATTCTGAAGAAGATCAGGATGAAGATTCAGACGAGGAAAACGTCTGA
- a CDS encoding CpXC domain-containing protein: MKSQVKVITCPKCGSKQEFTLHQSINASNHDLREKFLDGSLTMLVCDNCGFSGAVEYPLLYHDLNEKFSLFFQPDSTDRTANLPNVLPAHLVPEIRMRLVHTQDDLREKIFIFRDKLDDRIIELVKDSILKEMESKKEKLMPEALYYAEDRFACEGRSLIFVPRLGTEYLDPIKIPFDTYEKIKMLMHVIWERPVEGYTVVDKEWIRV; this comes from the coding sequence ATGAAATCACAAGTAAAAGTCATCACCTGCCCGAAGTGCGGGTCAAAACAGGAGTTTACTCTTCATCAGAGTATCAACGCATCGAACCATGACCTTCGTGAGAAATTCCTCGACGGATCGCTGACGATGCTCGTCTGCGACAACTGCGGATTTTCCGGGGCTGTTGAATACCCGCTTCTCTATCATGATCTGAACGAAAAGTTCTCGCTCTTCTTCCAGCCTGATTCAACCGACCGCACGGCAAACCTGCCGAACGTTCTGCCCGCGCATCTTGTGCCCGAGATCCGGATGAGACTTGTCCACACCCAGGACGATCTGCGCGAGAAGATCTTCATCTTCCGTGACAAACTGGATGACCGGATCATTGAGCTTGTGAAGGATTCGATCCTCAAAGAAATGGAATCAAAAAAGGAGAAGCTCATGCCGGAAGCTCTGTATTATGCCGAGGACCGGTTCGCCTGTGAAGGCAGGTCGCTGATCTTTGTTCCGCGTCTTGGGACCGAGTATCTTGATCCGATCAAGATCCCGTTCGATACCTATGAAAAGATCAAAATGCTTATGCACGTGATCTGGGAACGCCCTGTCGAAGGATATACCGTAGTCGATAAAGAGTGGATCCGCGTATGA
- a CDS encoding dihydroorotate dehydrogenase electron transfer subunit, with protein sequence MSEMPEVVTITTVVNETPTVKTFVFDKLFAFRPGQFCMVWIPGVDEIPMAFSGANSITVMKVGDATEALFSLKAGDKIGIRGPFGNGFWPSGKVLAIAGGIGVTPLFTLAASGEVDTFILGARTREELVFAEELAKVSDLKIATDDGTFGFHGFVTGILDQIDVESYDTICVCGPEMMMKGILDRLVAKGIENRGQFSMHRYMKCAVGVCGSCCMDDHGLRVCKDGPVFTGDLIKTGEFAHHHRGPSGRKE encoded by the coding sequence ATGTCTGAAATGCCCGAGGTCGTCACGATCACAACAGTCGTCAATGAAACGCCCACCGTGAAAACGTTCGTCTTCGACAAACTCTTTGCATTCAGACCCGGTCAGTTCTGTATGGTCTGGATCCCGGGAGTCGACGAGATCCCGATGGCATTTTCCGGGGCAAACTCCATCACCGTCATGAAAGTAGGAGATGCCACAGAAGCGCTCTTCTCACTGAAAGCCGGAGATAAAATCGGTATCCGCGGTCCGTTCGGCAATGGATTTTGGCCGAGCGGAAAAGTACTTGCAATCGCCGGAGGGATCGGGGTCACCCCGCTCTTCACCCTCGCTGCATCAGGAGAGGTCGACACGTTTATCCTCGGGGCACGGACCCGCGAAGAACTCGTCTTTGCCGAGGAACTCGCAAAAGTCAGCGACCTCAAGATCGCCACAGATGACGGGACCTTTGGATTCCACGGATTTGTGACCGGCATTCTTGATCAGATCGATGTTGAATCATACGATACGATCTGTGTCTGCGGTCCAGAGATGATGATGAAAGGGATCCTCGACCGTCTGGTTGCAAAAGGGATCGAAAACCGCGGTCAGTTCTCCATGCACCGGTACATGAAATGCGCGGTCGGCGTCTGCGGATCCTGCTGTATGGACGATCATGGACTCAGAGTTTGCAAAGACGGTCCGGTTTTCACCGGCGACCTGATAAAAACCGGTGAATTCGCGCACCATCACCGCGGCCCAAGCGGGAGGAAAGAGTAA
- a CDS encoding dihydroorotate dehydrogenase, which translates to MIQIQLPEEEIAGVPLKNHMLLAAGILGTTGASLKRMLDLGAGGVVTKSIGPEAIPGHHGPALIPVDGGLINAMGLPNPSKDFVEEIAPLKGEPVVVSIFGGTPEQFGTVASWFPDAAAFELNLSCPHAEGYGASIGVNPRIVRECTDIVKTYNKPVWVKLTPNVTDIKIIGKAAEDGGADAIVAINTVKAMRISTEMRRPVLGNFFGGLSGKAIFPIALRSVYDLYEAVDIPIIGCGGISTADNVLEMMMAGASAVEIGSAIHDSVNVFSEIAADLYSPDGIPAEEIVGCAHV; encoded by the coding sequence ATGATCCAGATACAGCTTCCAGAAGAGGAGATCGCCGGTGTCCCTCTCAAAAATCATATGCTCCTTGCAGCAGGGATCCTCGGGACCACCGGTGCATCATTAAAACGAATGCTTGATCTCGGTGCAGGAGGCGTCGTGACAAAATCCATCGGCCCGGAAGCGATTCCCGGCCATCACGGACCCGCCCTCATCCCGGTCGACGGCGGACTCATCAATGCCATGGGACTGCCAAACCCGTCCAAAGACTTCGTCGAAGAGATCGCTCCCCTCAAGGGAGAGCCGGTCGTCGTCAGCATCTTCGGCGGGACCCCCGAACAGTTCGGCACCGTAGCTTCCTGGTTTCCGGATGCCGCCGCATTCGAGCTGAACCTCTCCTGTCCGCACGCCGAAGGATACGGGGCATCCATCGGGGTAAACCCCCGCATCGTCAGGGAATGCACCGATATCGTCAAAACATACAATAAACCCGTCTGGGTCAAACTCACCCCCAACGTGACCGATATCAAAATAATTGGCAAAGCCGCAGAAGACGGCGGAGCCGACGCGATAGTCGCAATAAATACCGTAAAAGCCATGCGGATATCCACCGAAATGCGCCGCCCGGTCCTTGGAAACTTCTTCGGCGGACTCTCCGGCAAAGCGATCTTCCCGATCGCACTCAGAAGCGTCTACGACCTGTATGAAGCGGTCGACATCCCCATCATCGGATGCGGCGGTATCTCGACTGCAGATAATGTGCTCGAAATGATGATGGCGGGCGCCTCCGCCGTCGAGATCGGCAGCGCCATCCATGACTCAGTCAATGTATTTTCGGAAATAGCAGCTGATCTTTACTCTCCAGACGGGATACCCGCAGAGGAGATCGTGGGGTGTGCCCATGTCTGA